A region of Paenibacillus thiaminolyticus DNA encodes the following proteins:
- a CDS encoding CapA family protein, which produces MTESISFAATGDSLISRRLPANDLAYREVASIIQQADVRFTNLETTVRRMEGFPSAVSGGSWAMASPEMLGDLLKYGFNLVAWANNHTLDYSYGGLEATEKYLDQHELVHAGAGKDLASASEPRYLETASGRVALIAATASFDPTWMAGEQRPDMSGRPGVNGLRHHVMYTLHRSRLEQLKCIAEASHINDPYTLMVQKGYMKEHPEGMVPFGAYLFREGEHEGETCQLHKADLDRIVRSIREARRQADYVIVSIHAHQPQGQSFDRPAGFVVEFARLCIDEGAHAVIGHGPHIIRGIEVYKDRPIFYSLGNFIFQNDSFLRQPADFYQKYGLGHQHRPADAYDARSPQGTTGLAADAEVWQSVIPYWKMRNGKLTELTLFPLELGGGRPRYRRGWPQLAASCEVLTRMAALSEPCGVTIQIEDGVGKVLW; this is translated from the coding sequence ATGACGGAATCGATCAGCTTTGCCGCAACTGGCGACAGTCTTATCTCCCGGCGGCTGCCCGCGAATGACCTAGCTTATCGGGAAGTGGCGTCGATTATCCAGCAAGCGGATGTGCGGTTCACGAATCTGGAGACGACCGTCCGCCGAATGGAAGGGTTTCCGTCCGCGGTGAGCGGAGGCTCCTGGGCGATGGCTTCTCCTGAGATGCTGGGCGATCTGCTGAAGTATGGCTTTAATCTGGTAGCCTGGGCGAACAATCATACGCTTGATTACTCGTACGGGGGATTGGAAGCAACCGAGAAATATTTAGATCAACACGAACTGGTTCATGCAGGAGCCGGAAAAGATTTGGCGAGCGCAAGCGAGCCGCGTTATTTGGAGACGGCCTCCGGCCGGGTTGCGCTCATTGCAGCAACGGCGAGCTTCGATCCGACATGGATGGCGGGGGAGCAGCGTCCGGATATGAGCGGAAGGCCGGGTGTCAATGGGCTGAGACATCATGTCATGTATACGCTTCATCGTTCGAGGCTGGAGCAATTGAAATGCATCGCAGAAGCCTCGCATATCAATGATCCTTATACTCTTATGGTACAGAAAGGTTATATGAAGGAGCATCCGGAAGGAATGGTTCCATTTGGGGCGTATCTGTTTAGAGAAGGGGAGCATGAAGGAGAGACTTGCCAGCTGCATAAGGCGGACTTGGACAGGATCGTCCGCTCCATTCGCGAGGCGAGAAGACAGGCGGATTACGTTATCGTGAGTATCCATGCTCATCAGCCGCAAGGCCAGAGCTTCGATCGCCCGGCCGGGTTCGTAGTCGAATTCGCCAGATTATGCATTGACGAAGGGGCTCATGCGGTCATTGGCCATGGTCCTCATATCATCAGGGGCATCGAGGTGTACAAGGATCGCCCGATCTTCTATAGCTTGGGCAATTTCATTTTTCAGAATGATTCGTTCCTGCGCCAGCCTGCAGATTTCTATCAAAAATATGGCTTAGGGCATCAGCATCGCCCAGCGGACGCCTATGATGCGCGAAGTCCGCAGGGTACAACCGGCCTTGCGGCCGATGCGGAAGTCTGGCAATCCGTCATTCCTTATTGGAAGATGAGGAACGGCAAGCTAACGGAATTGACTCTCTTTCCGCTTGAGCTTGGCGGCGGGCGGCCAAGGTACCGGAGAGGCTGGCCCCAATTGGCGGCTTCCTGTGAGGTATTGACCAGGATGGCCGCCTTGTCGGAACCGTGTGGCGTAACGATTCAGATAGAAGATGGCGTAGGCAAAGTATTATGGTAG
- a CDS encoding cellulase family glycosylhydrolase encodes MEQSGHFGESGLGLRVRGTRFIDDAGRQVLLHGVNMVCKEESRHWVGGWSDEDFARLRRWGLNVIRLGMNWNALEPEPGVYDDEYVEGQRRLIRLAHQHQIRVFLDMHQDLYSTLFGNGAPAWATFTDGELYEPGQVWSDAYLFNKAVQKAFDHFWRNTPASDGIGIQDHFAQAWGHLARKLHTEPNVIGYDLINEPFIGSGAEQAMAWILAKYAELYAARYGETDPEEMLAAWMEPERKQAALRLLEDVELFRQVVDAPSPVLQAFEATALSALYRKAAAAIRETDAHGLLFLETNYFSNLGTRSMIEPVIGLAGIRDEQQVYAPHAYDLVTDTELAHTANDARLELILTRHEETRQRLEMPLLVGEWGAFYGSPDTGHVSLHIQRLLEKLLCSDTYWDYTPDMDRSPSFLGVRRGYPMAVAGALKQYRFEHALGSFSMRWEEAGESKAATIIYLPAIRHVASGTVTLEPEGEGYTIQPIEGSPAGYMIIPPVRQGNRSLIIAGKQPEG; translated from the coding sequence ATGGAGCAATCGGGACACTTCGGAGAATCGGGATTGGGCTTGCGCGTCCGCGGAACGCGGTTCATTGACGATGCTGGACGGCAGGTACTGCTGCATGGCGTCAACATGGTGTGCAAGGAGGAGAGCCGCCACTGGGTAGGCGGCTGGAGCGATGAAGACTTTGCCCGGCTTCGCCGTTGGGGGCTCAATGTCATCCGCCTCGGCATGAATTGGAATGCGCTGGAACCGGAGCCTGGCGTGTACGACGACGAATATGTCGAGGGGCAGCGGCGCTTGATCCGGCTGGCGCATCAGCATCAGATCCGGGTCTTCCTCGATATGCATCAGGATCTGTACAGCACGCTGTTCGGCAACGGCGCTCCTGCCTGGGCGACCTTCACCGATGGGGAGCTTTATGAGCCGGGACAGGTATGGAGCGATGCGTATTTATTCAACAAAGCGGTCCAGAAGGCGTTCGATCATTTCTGGCGCAATACGCCGGCTTCCGACGGAATCGGGATTCAGGATCATTTTGCCCAGGCGTGGGGGCATCTGGCGCGGAAGCTGCATACGGAGCCGAATGTTATCGGCTACGATCTCATTAATGAGCCGTTCATCGGCAGCGGGGCGGAGCAGGCGATGGCCTGGATCTTGGCCAAATATGCGGAGCTGTATGCCGCGCGGTACGGGGAGACCGATCCGGAGGAGATGCTCGCGGCCTGGATGGAGCCGGAACGGAAGCAGGCGGCGCTCCGCCTGCTGGAAGACGTGGAGCTGTTCCGGCAGGTGGTCGATGCCCCAAGTCCGGTGCTGCAAGCCTTCGAGGCAACGGCGCTCTCCGCGCTGTACCGGAAGGCCGCGGCGGCGATTCGGGAGACGGATGCGCACGGCCTGCTGTTCCTGGAGACGAATTATTTCTCCAACCTGGGTACCCGCAGCATGATAGAGCCGGTGATCGGTCTGGCCGGCATTCGCGACGAGCAGCAGGTCTATGCGCCGCACGCCTATGATCTGGTCACCGATACGGAGCTGGCTCATACGGCGAACGATGCGCGCTTGGAGCTGATCCTGACCCGCCATGAAGAGACGCGGCAGCGGCTGGAGATGCCGCTGCTTGTCGGCGAATGGGGGGCATTCTATGGCTCGCCCGACACGGGGCATGTGTCGCTTCACATCCAGCGCCTGCTGGAGAAGCTGCTCTGCAGCGATACGTATTGGGACTACACGCCGGATATGGATCGCAGTCCGTCCTTCCTCGGCGTGCGGCGCGGCTATCCGATGGCGGTTGCCGGCGCGCTGAAGCAGTACCGCTTTGAGCATGCTCTCGGTTCCTTCAGCATGCGTTGGGAGGAAGCGGGCGAGAGCAAGGCGGCGACGATCATATATTTGCCGGCTATTCGCCATGTTGCGTCCGGGACCGTGACGCTGGAGCCGGAGGGCGAAGGCTATACGATCCAGCCCATCGAAGGCTCGCCTGCCGGATATATGATCATCCCGCCGGTTCGGCAGGGGAACCGCAGTTTGATCATAGCGGGCAAGCAGCCGGAAGGATGA
- a CDS encoding delta-aminolevulinic acid dehydratase, which yields MSKPEMNVALVCGPDSDMDTQAIRAAFEYFGARVFTYWIGRPSDFNAVLSGEDLYPGMDLIILNFHGDEGQFCMPELGEDVYEEDEPRGDYGPEEIRRYAKLDHHIVISNGCSLGEPALAQAFLDAGCKMYIGPDDYPEGTSALMFVLRLGYEMIQNKKSVREAAEAARAMDEENLSMYRLYTA from the coding sequence ATGAGTAAACCGGAAATGAACGTTGCCTTGGTATGCGGCCCGGACAGCGATATGGACACGCAGGCGATCCGTGCGGCATTTGAATATTTCGGAGCACGGGTATTTACGTATTGGATTGGAAGACCGAGTGATTTCAATGCGGTGCTGTCGGGAGAGGATCTGTACCCCGGCATGGACCTGATTATCCTCAACTTCCATGGCGATGAGGGACAATTCTGCATGCCGGAATTGGGAGAGGATGTCTATGAGGAGGACGAGCCGCGCGGGGATTACGGCCCGGAGGAGATTCGGCGGTATGCGAAGCTGGATCATCACATCGTCATCAGCAACGGGTGCTCCCTGGGTGAGCCGGCATTGGCGCAAGCCTTCCTGGACGCGGGATGCAAGATGTATATCGGACCGGATGACTACCCGGAAGGCACCTCGGCGCTTATGTTCGTTCTGCGTCTCGGCTACGAGATGATTCAGAACAAGAAGAGCGTGCGTGAGGCCGCCGAGGCGGCCCGCGCGATGGATGAGGAGAACCTTTCGATGTACCGGCTCTACACGGCTTAA
- a CDS encoding MurR/RpiR family transcriptional regulator, with amino-acid sequence MRRSQVAGINQSSILRISSIYPSLTKSEKKVADIVLKDPETAVFYTITDLSRHAGVGDTSVIRFCRKLGYTGYQEFKLSLAQNLGTVEEQIRGALEPGDDLEKIVKKLNALNQQRIQNTTALMDGASLQKAIEWIGGAAKLYFFGVGSSGITAMDAKYKFMRLGFQVVAEADAHFIAMNAALANEGDVVIAISTSGSTKELVDSVAIAKQKGARIICLTSHALSPVTRYADAVLLTLAKEGPLQGGSFSSKLAQIHVLDLLSTALALLDKERSYQYLEMKAKSGLGKLY; translated from the coding sequence ATGAGGCGTTCCCAAGTGGCCGGGATCAATCAATCATCCATTCTCCGCATATCAAGCATCTATCCGTCTCTGACGAAGTCCGAGAAAAAGGTGGCGGACATCGTACTGAAAGATCCGGAGACGGCCGTATTTTACACAATAACCGATCTGTCCAGGCATGCGGGGGTCGGAGATACATCCGTCATCCGGTTCTGCCGGAAGCTCGGGTATACGGGCTATCAGGAATTCAAGCTGTCGCTCGCGCAGAACTTGGGGACGGTGGAAGAGCAGATACGGGGCGCTCTGGAGCCAGGGGATGATCTGGAGAAGATCGTCAAGAAGCTGAATGCGCTGAATCAACAGCGGATACAAAATACGACGGCGCTCATGGACGGCGCGAGTCTGCAAAAGGCGATCGAGTGGATCGGCGGTGCGGCGAAGCTGTACTTCTTCGGCGTCGGGTCCTCGGGCATTACCGCGATGGACGCCAAATATAAATTTATGCGGCTAGGCTTTCAGGTGGTGGCGGAAGCGGATGCGCATTTCATCGCCATGAATGCGGCCCTTGCCAATGAAGGCGACGTCGTGATCGCCATCTCTACTTCGGGCAGCACGAAGGAGCTTGTCGATTCGGTCGCGATTGCCAAGCAGAAGGGTGCGCGCATCATTTGCCTGACGAGTCACGCTCTCTCGCCGGTGACGCGCTATGCCGATGCCGTGCTGCTGACGTTGGCGAAAGAGGGGCCATTGCAGGGCGGCTCCTTCTCCAGCAAGCTGGCGCAAATCCATGTGCTTGATCTTTTATCGACGGCGCTCGCGCTGCTGGACAAGGAGCGGAGCTATCAGTACCTGGAGATGAAGGCCAAGTCGGGGCTCGGCAAGCTGTATTAG